One region of Desulfovibrio intestinalis genomic DNA includes:
- a CDS encoding histone deacetylase family protein: protein MTDLRAGQRPAAHCSPQVDIKTAFRAAQRLGVVFFPAFDWAISATHPEREERLLYTRDQLVEEGLFDIPGITEYRPSFASHAQLERVHFCLPTARAVSTDSHLAAAGGAIRAARLVLEGHEDRAFALVRPPGHHAMRVVHGNRGFCNINNEAVMVEYIRDNYPRPDGRPLRIAIVDTDVHHGDGTQDVFWNDPHTLFISLHQDGRTLYPGTGFLKECGGPGALGRTINIPLPPETSDEGYLYAIEHAVLPILEDFKPDFIINSAGQDNHFTDPLANMKLSAQGYAALTKLLNPHVAVLEGGYSIRGALPYVNLGICMALAGLDAGDIREPGWTPKATRQDPKVGQYIARLCEQVRDCYFNPPAEPFEGRVEGRGQDSWWVRQKHIFYDTDMLSEGQTEAWRLCPDCSGLGRIETASERVARSLCVLIPRHACPACRAKGQEVAAEGHKAGRHAHIIVLDGNAANIATAAGDDLLRV from the coding sequence ATGACTGATCTGCGGGCCGGGCAACGCCCGGCGGCGCACTGTTCCCCGCAGGTGGACATAAAGACCGCCTTCCGTGCCGCACAGCGGCTGGGAGTGGTCTTTTTTCCGGCCTTTGACTGGGCCATTTCCGCCACCCATCCCGAGCGTGAAGAGCGCCTGCTCTATACCCGCGACCAGCTTGTGGAAGAAGGGCTGTTCGATATTCCCGGCATTACGGAATACCGCCCATCCTTCGCCAGCCACGCGCAGCTTGAGCGTGTTCACTTTTGCCTGCCCACGGCCCGCGCTGTAAGCACAGATTCGCATCTGGCGGCGGCAGGCGGGGCCATACGCGCGGCCCGCCTTGTGCTTGAAGGGCACGAAGACCGCGCCTTTGCCCTTGTGCGCCCGCCGGGGCACCACGCCATGCGTGTGGTGCACGGCAACCGCGGCTTCTGCAATATCAATAATGAAGCCGTCATGGTTGAATACATCCGCGACAACTACCCCCGCCCGGATGGCCGCCCCCTGCGCATCGCCATTGTGGATACAGACGTTCACCACGGCGACGGCACGCAGGACGTATTCTGGAACGACCCACACACCCTGTTCATTTCTCTGCATCAGGACGGGCGCACCCTTTACCCCGGCACGGGATTTCTCAAGGAATGCGGCGGCCCCGGTGCGCTTGGCCGCACAATCAACATCCCCCTGCCGCCGGAAACCTCGGACGAAGGCTATCTTTACGCCATCGAACACGCGGTGCTGCCCATCCTTGAAGACTTCAAGCCGGATTTCATCATCAATTCCGCCGGGCAGGACAACCACTTCACCGACCCTCTGGCCAACATGAAGCTGTCGGCGCAGGGCTATGCGGCCCTGACCAAGCTGCTGAACCCCCATGTGGCCGTGCTTGAGGGCGGTTACTCCATCCGGGGGGCGCTGCCCTACGTGAATCTGGGCATCTGCATGGCGCTGGCCGGGCTGGACGCGGGCGACATCCGCGAGCCGGGCTGGACGCCGAAGGCCACGCGGCAGGACCCCAAAGTGGGCCAGTACATAGCCCGCCTGTGCGAACAGGTGCGCGACTGCTATTTCAACCCGCCCGCAGAGCCGTTTGAAGGCCGTGTGGAAGGCCGGGGGCAAGACAGCTGGTGGGTAAGGCAAAAACATATTTTTTATGATACGGATATGCTCAGTGAGGGGCAGACGGAAGCATGGCGGCTCTGCCCGGACTGCTCCGGCCTGGGCCGCATTGAAACGGCGTCAGAGCGCGTAGCCCGATCGCTTTGCGTGCTGATACCGCGCCATGCGTGTCCGGCTTGCCGTGCCAAGGGGCAAGAGGTTGCCGCAGAGGGCCACAAGGCCGGACGCCACGCCCATATCATAGTGCTGGACGGCAACGCCGCCAACATCGCCACAGCTGCCGGAGACGACCTGCTGCGGGTATAG
- a CDS encoding TIGR01777 family oxidoreductase: MHILILGSTGFIGSQITSHLLQQGHIIRAAARSSASRPARPGLSYAPWDGKTASGLLPLLEGIDAVVNLQGENIGAGRWTEARKQAIVQSRLNAGHALTSALHARRDAGLTLPHTVLQASACGYYGLWQDASTAPECDENSARGQGFLAETCVVWEESTNSVETLGIRRCILRFSPVIGQKTSGAAGGFLERMLPPFRYFLGGPVGSGRQPMSWVHMTDVIHAAQFLLERQDLRGIFNISAPAQVDMRQFASALGKACSRPSWLPVPGFILRLALGQMAEELVLNGQKSVPSRLAESGYAFRCPNLEQALTDTLTTRA; this comes from the coding sequence ATGCATATACTTATTCTGGGTTCCACAGGTTTTATCGGTTCACAAATTACATCCCACCTTTTGCAGCAAGGGCACATCATCCGCGCCGCAGCAAGAAGCAGTGCGAGCCGCCCGGCGCGCCCCGGCCTTTCGTACGCCCCCTGGGACGGCAAAACAGCTTCTGGCCTGCTGCCTTTGCTGGAAGGCATTGACGCCGTGGTTAACCTGCAGGGTGAAAACATCGGTGCCGGGCGCTGGACCGAAGCACGCAAGCAGGCCATTGTTCAAAGCAGGCTGAATGCGGGGCATGCCCTGACCTCCGCCCTGCACGCCCGGCGTGACGCAGGGTTAACCCTGCCGCACACAGTGCTTCAGGCGTCGGCCTGCGGCTACTACGGTTTGTGGCAGGACGCCTCCACCGCGCCCGAATGCGACGAAAACAGCGCCAGAGGCCAGGGTTTTCTGGCAGAAACCTGCGTTGTTTGGGAAGAAAGCACGAATTCTGTAGAAACACTGGGCATACGCCGCTGTATCCTGCGCTTTTCGCCCGTTATCGGGCAAAAGACGTCGGGAGCCGCCGGGGGATTTCTGGAACGGATGTTGCCGCCATTCCGCTATTTTCTTGGCGGGCCTGTCGGCTCTGGCCGTCAGCCCATGAGCTGGGTACACATGACCGACGTAATACATGCCGCCCAATTTTTGCTTGAGCGGCAAGACCTGCGGGGAATTTTCAATATCAGCGCCCCTGCGCAGGTGGACATGCGCCAGTTTGCCAGCGCTTTGGGCAAGGCCTGCTCACGGCCGTCGTGGCTTCCGGTTCCCGGTTTCATCCTGCGGCTGGCCCTGGGGCAGATGGCCGAAGAGCTGGTTTTGAACGGGCAAAAATCTGTTCCCTCACGCCTTGCGGAATCCGGCTATGCCTTCCGCTGCCCGAACCTTGAACAGGCTTTGACGGACACGCTTACCACGCGCGCATAA
- the cysK gene encoding cysteine synthase A: MLTNILQAIGNTPLLRLDLSQELPGTVWLKLENRNPGGSIKDRVAFHLIENALQWGELEPGGLVVEGTSGNMGIGIALVSAVRGLRCVLAMPESMSIERRNLLKGLGAELVLTPAAKGMTGAVEEARRIAEEQGGFIPGQFTNPEAVQAHYKTTGPEIYSDSVGKMDVLVAGVGSGSSITGAGRFLKERIPGFKVIAVEPAASPVISGGKASPHLIQGIGAGFIPAILDRALLDEILLADAEEALVTARQLMRSGIVTGISTGANVAAALKVAARPEMQGKNIVTFACDTGERYMSTRLFTDMTQPA; this comes from the coding sequence ATGCTGACCAACATTCTTCAGGCAATTGGCAATACTCCCCTGCTGCGGCTTGATCTTTCACAGGAACTGCCCGGCACGGTCTGGCTCAAACTTGAGAACCGTAACCCCGGCGGCTCCATCAAGGACCGTGTGGCTTTTCATCTTATCGAAAATGCTCTTCAGTGGGGCGAACTTGAGCCGGGCGGCCTTGTTGTTGAAGGCACCAGCGGCAACATGGGCATTGGTATTGCCCTGGTCTCAGCCGTTCGCGGCCTGCGCTGCGTGCTTGCCATGCCGGAATCTATGAGCATTGAGCGGCGCAATCTGCTCAAGGGGCTCGGCGCCGAACTGGTGCTTACCCCGGCAGCCAAGGGAATGACCGGAGCCGTTGAAGAAGCCCGCCGTATTGCCGAAGAGCAGGGCGGATTCATCCCCGGCCAGTTCACCAACCCTGAAGCCGTGCAGGCGCACTACAAAACCACCGGGCCTGAAATTTACAGCGACAGCGTTGGCAAGATGGATGTGCTTGTTGCGGGCGTAGGCTCCGGGTCATCCATTACGGGTGCTGGCCGCTTTTTGAAAGAGCGCATCCCCGGCTTCAAGGTTATTGCCGTGGAACCTGCCGCTTCTCCCGTGATTTCTGGCGGCAAGGCTTCGCCGCACCTTATTCAGGGTATCGGAGCCGGATTTATACCCGCCATTCTTGACCGTGCGCTGCTGGACGAAATTTTGCTGGCTGACGCTGAAGAAGCTCTGGTCACGGCCCGCCAGCTTATGCGCAGCGGCATTGTGACAGGCATATCCACCGGGGCCAACGTGGCGGCAGCCCTCAAGGTTGCGGCTCGCCCGGAAATGCAAGGAAAGAATATCGTCACCTTTGCCTGCGATACTGGCGAAAGGTATATGTCCACCAGGCTGTTCACCGATATGACGCAGCCTGCCTAA
- a CDS encoding chemotaxis protein: MAQTNILLETGTNELEIVEFYVNQDGYEAHYGLNVAKVVEIGRRQPVTAMPEMRHKALLGAFLHRNGRIVPLIDMARFLGSAPITNEDAKVIVTEFNGVCTGFLVSGVNRIYRLSWTDVEAPGQFLQNMSRSSVTGVVRLEERVIFLLDLEAIVAELHPAMALRFDTSDMDASDGKTYKILHVDDSSSIRSLLLELLNKEGRFKVDQCVNGQEAWDYLQTVRDRCEAENRPVSDFLQGVITDIEMPAMDGLALCKRIKEDPILRKLPVAIFSSMINDSLAKKCALVGADAQYTKPDLKALSVRLHELITTVWGQQVQS; this comes from the coding sequence ATGGCGCAGACCAATATTTTGCTCGAAACCGGCACCAATGAACTCGAAATAGTTGAGTTCTACGTCAACCAGGACGGCTATGAGGCCCACTACGGCCTCAACGTGGCCAAGGTGGTTGAAATCGGTCGTCGCCAACCCGTGACCGCCATGCCGGAGATGCGTCACAAAGCCCTGCTGGGCGCGTTTTTACACCGTAATGGCCGTATCGTGCCGCTTATTGATATGGCCCGTTTTTTGGGCAGCGCCCCCATCACCAATGAAGACGCCAAGGTTATTGTTACAGAGTTTAACGGCGTCTGTACGGGATTTCTGGTGTCCGGCGTCAACCGCATCTACAGGTTGAGCTGGACAGATGTGGAAGCCCCGGGACAATTCTTGCAGAACATGAGCCGCAGCTCCGTCACTGGTGTGGTGCGTCTTGAAGAGCGCGTTATTTTTCTGCTGGACCTTGAAGCCATTGTTGCCGAGCTGCACCCGGCGATGGCCCTGCGTTTTGACACGTCAGACATGGACGCTTCAGACGGTAAGACCTACAAAATCCTGCATGTGGACGACTCCAGCAGCATACGCAGTCTGCTTTTGGAGCTGCTCAACAAGGAAGGCCGCTTCAAGGTTGACCAGTGCGTCAACGGGCAGGAAGCCTGGGACTACCTGCAGACCGTGCGTGACCGTTGCGAAGCTGAAAATCGGCCTGTATCGGACTTTCTGCAAGGGGTCATTACCGACATCGAAATGCCCGCAATGGATGGGCTCGCCTTGTGCAAGCGCATCAAGGAAGACCCCATACTCAGAAAATTGCCCGTAGCCATTTTCTCCTCAATGATTAATGACAGCCTTGCCAAAAAATGCGCCTTGGTCGGGGCCGACGCCCAGTATACCAAGCCTGATCTCAAGGCTCTTTCCGTAAGGCTGCACGAGCTTATCACCACTGTCTGGGGCCAGCAGGTTCAAAGCTAG
- the gap gene encoding type I glyceraldehyde-3-phosphate dehydrogenase — protein sequence MPVKLGMNGFGRIGRYLLRLLADDQDLQIAAINARADNAALAYLFKYDSTYGTFAGSVDHDENGIIVNGRHIAVTRCKPGEWEWERLGVTIAVETTGTIKDGEGLAKHLACGAKKVVISAPAKDVDAMIVMGVNDHVYDCVKHKVISAASCTTNCLAPVAKVLHEKFGIRHGLMTTIHSYTMSQRILDGSHKDWRRGRAAAVSMVPSSTGAAKAVGIVMPELEGKLNGMSVRVPTFDCSLVDLTCEVERNCDAVAVNEAIKAAAEGTLGAHMGYSEEPLVSIDYRGSTHGGVVDALSTQVLDGTMVKVLIWYDNEAGFTHQLLRLLRMVGSTC from the coding sequence ATGCCCGTCAAACTGGGAATGAACGGCTTTGGCCGCATTGGCCGCTATCTGCTGCGGCTGCTGGCCGATGACCAGGATCTGCAAATCGCCGCCATCAACGCGCGCGCCGATAATGCCGCCCTGGCCTATCTTTTCAAGTACGACTCCACTTACGGCACCTTTGCGGGCAGCGTGGATCACGACGAAAACGGCATCATAGTCAATGGTCGCCATATCGCCGTAACCCGCTGCAAGCCCGGTGAGTGGGAATGGGAACGCCTGGGCGTTACCATTGCCGTGGAGACGACGGGCACCATCAAGGACGGCGAGGGCCTTGCCAAGCATTTGGCATGTGGCGCGAAAAAGGTCGTTATTTCGGCCCCGGCCAAAGACGTGGACGCTATGATTGTTATGGGCGTCAACGATCATGTGTACGACTGCGTCAAGCACAAGGTCATTTCTGCGGCTTCCTGCACCACCAACTGTCTGGCCCCTGTGGCCAAGGTGCTGCATGAGAAGTTTGGCATCCGCCACGGCCTCATGACCACCATTCACAGTTACACCATGAGCCAGCGTATTCTGGACGGTTCCCACAAAGACTGGCGTCGCGGCCGTGCGGCTGCGGTGTCTATGGTGCCCTCCAGCACGGGTGCGGCCAAGGCTGTGGGCATCGTGATGCCCGAGCTTGAAGGCAAGCTCAACGGCATGTCTGTGCGAGTGCCTACGTTTGACTGCTCACTGGTGGACCTGACCTGTGAAGTGGAACGCAACTGTGACGCTGTGGCTGTCAACGAGGCCATCAAGGCTGCCGCTGAAGGCACCTTGGGCGCGCATATGGGATATTCCGAAGAACCCCTGGTTTCCATCGACTACCGGGGCAGCACGCACGGCGGCGTGGTGGATGCGCTTTCTACCCAGGTGCTCGACGGCACTATGGTCAAAGTGCTCATCTGGTACGATAACGAAGCGGGCTTTACGCATCAGTTGTTGCGGCTGCTGCGTATGGTTGGCAGCACCTGCTAA
- a CDS encoding nuclear transport factor 2 family protein, with amino-acid sequence MKFLKSASLVFALVLCLSASLAQAKADTVALYTEAVMTGDIPALETLLAPNYWHIGANGHIEDKEHFIQSIKNKELVVDRLTIINVRTTMIGGATLLTGNGSFKGTAVPALPEGLMRFTLVVVKNQNRDQVVLFQATPVVASTDCRDGNCKIQ; translated from the coding sequence ATGAAATTTCTCAAATCCGCATCTCTTGTCTTCGCTCTTGTTCTTTGCCTTTCCGCCAGTCTGGCTCAGGCCAAGGCCGATACAGTGGCTCTGTATACCGAAGCCGTCATGACAGGCGACATCCCTGCCCTTGAAACCCTGCTGGCTCCCAATTACTGGCACATCGGCGCTAACGGGCATATCGAGGACAAGGAACACTTTATCCAGTCCATCAAAAACAAGGAACTGGTGGTTGACCGCCTGACCATCATCAATGTGCGCACCACGATGATCGGCGGCGCTACGCTGCTGACGGGCAACGGCTCCTTCAAGGGCACCGCTGTGCCTGCCCTGCCAGAAGGCCTTATGCGCTTTACCCTGGTGGTCGTGAAAAACCAGAACCGCGATCAGGTCGTGCTGTTCCAGGCTACGCCCGTTGTTGCCAGCACTGATTGCAGGGACGGCAACTGCAAGATCCAGTAG
- the fba gene encoding class II fructose-1,6-bisphosphate aldolase, with product MPLTNPKEMFAAAYAGGYAVGAFNVNNMEIIQGIMNAASEEKSPVILQVSSGARKYAGQDYIMKLVDAALDVDASVPVAVHLDHGPSFEMCRDCIDGGFTSVMIDGSHLPFEENIALTKQVVEYAHPRGVWVEAELGKLAGIEEHVQSDEHVYTDPAEAVEFVERTGCDSLAIAIGTSHGAYKFKGEAKLDFDRLEAISKKLPDYPLVLHGASSVPQEFVALCNKYGGNVGGAKGVPEDMLRKAAGMGVCKINVDTDIRLAVTACIRQYLAEHPEEFDPRSYLKPAREAVKKMVAHKIRNVMGSSGKA from the coding sequence ATGCCTCTTACCAATCCCAAAGAAATGTTCGCCGCCGCTTATGCGGGGGGCTACGCCGTTGGCGCGTTCAACGTCAATAACATGGAAATTATCCAGGGCATCATGAACGCGGCTTCTGAAGAGAAGTCCCCGGTTATTCTTCAGGTTTCTTCCGGCGCACGCAAATACGCGGGCCAGGATTACATCATGAAGCTGGTGGACGCCGCTCTGGACGTTGACGCCAGCGTGCCCGTGGCCGTGCACCTTGACCACGGCCCCAGCTTTGAAATGTGCCGCGATTGTATCGACGGCGGTTTTACTTCTGTCATGATCGACGGATCTCACCTGCCCTTTGAGGAAAATATCGCCCTCACCAAGCAGGTGGTGGAATATGCCCACCCCCGTGGCGTGTGGGTAGAAGCGGAACTTGGCAAACTGGCGGGCATTGAAGAGCACGTGCAGTCTGACGAGCACGTCTACACCGACCCTGCCGAGGCTGTGGAATTTGTGGAACGCACGGGCTGCGACTCTTTGGCCATTGCCATTGGCACAAGCCACGGCGCGTACAAATTCAAGGGCGAAGCCAAGCTGGACTTCGACCGTCTTGAAGCCATCAGCAAGAAACTGCCCGACTATCCCCTGGTGCTGCACGGCGCTTCCAGCGTGCCGCAGGAATTTGTGGCCCTGTGCAACAAGTACGGCGGCAATGTCGGCGGCGCCAAGGGCGTGCCTGAAGACATGCTGCGCAAAGCTGCCGGCATGGGCGTGTGCAAGATCAACGTGGATACGGACATTCGCCTGGCTGTCACGGCCTGCATTCGTCAGTATCTTGCCGAGCATCCTGAAGAATTTGATCCCCGGTCCTATCTCAAGCCCGCCCGGGAAGCAGTCAAAAAAATGGTGGCGCACAAGATCCGTAATGTGATGGGATCTTCGGGCAAAGCCTAA
- a CDS encoding CD3324 family protein, with protein MSYKNAGDVLPHKLLCEIQEYINGEYIYIPRQTLKKLPWGALSGAKKTLQDRNREIVARKNNGCPVAELARQYFLSTKTIYKIINAAKNG; from the coding sequence ATGAGCTATAAAAATGCAGGCGATGTATTACCGCACAAATTACTGTGCGAAATTCAAGAATATATAAACGGTGAATATATATACATTCCGCGGCAGACCTTAAAAAAGTTGCCTTGGGGTGCGTTGTCAGGAGCAAAAAAAACACTTCAGGATAGAAACAGGGAAATTGTAGCCAGAAAAAATAATGGCTGCCCTGTTGCAGAACTGGCAAGGCAGTATTTTCTGTCGACAAAAACCATATACAAGATCATCAACGCCGCCAAAAACGGCTGA
- a CDS encoding saccharopine dehydrogenase family protein — MANILIIGAGGVGSVVVHKCAQVAREGGTFDKITLASRTVARCDAIAKSVKARYGIDIATAQVDADNVPELCALIRSIKPDLVCNVALPYQDLHIMDACLECGVHYVDTANYEPLDTAKFEYSWQWAYADRFREAGLTALLGSGFDPGVTNVFAAWVMKHELDEVHVLDIIDCNAGDHGQPFATNFNPEINIREVTAPGRYWERGEWVETDPLSWSMNFDFPQGIGGKKCFLMYHEELESLVKNLKGIRRARFWMTFSDNYLNHLKVLGNVGMTRIDPVNFQGQDIVPIQFLAKLLPDPASLGPLTKGKTCIGDLMRGVSGGKEKTVYIYNICDHEECYAEVGSQAISYTTGVPAMIGSKMVAEGTWRKPGVWNMEQFDPDPFLKDLGKYGLPWQCVDVTGKV; from the coding sequence ATGGCGAATATCCTTATCATCGGCGCGGGCGGCGTCGGGAGCGTGGTTGTCCACAAATGCGCCCAGGTGGCCAGGGAAGGCGGCACGTTTGACAAGATCACCCTTGCCAGCCGCACGGTAGCCCGTTGCGATGCCATCGCAAAGAGCGTGAAGGCGCGCTACGGCATAGACATTGCCACTGCTCAGGTGGATGCCGACAACGTGCCCGAACTCTGCGCGCTTATCCGCAGCATCAAGCCTGATCTCGTGTGCAACGTGGCCCTGCCCTATCAGGACCTGCACATAATGGACGCCTGCCTCGAATGCGGCGTGCATTATGTTGACACGGCCAACTACGAACCGCTCGACACCGCCAAGTTTGAATACAGCTGGCAGTGGGCCTATGCTGACCGCTTTCGGGAAGCCGGGCTTACCGCCCTGCTCGGTTCCGGCTTTGACCCCGGCGTCACCAACGTTTTTGCCGCCTGGGTCATGAAGCACGAGCTGGACGAAGTGCATGTGCTGGACATCATCGACTGCAATGCGGGCGATCACGGCCAGCCCTTTGCCACCAATTTCAATCCTGAAATCAATATCCGCGAAGTGACCGCGCCGGGCCGCTACTGGGAACGTGGCGAATGGGTGGAAACCGATCCCCTGTCCTGGTCGATGAACTTTGATTTTCCTCAAGGTATTGGCGGCAAGAAGTGCTTCCTCATGTATCACGAGGAGCTGGAGTCGCTGGTAAAGAACCTCAAGGGGATTCGCCGAGCCCGCTTCTGGATGACGTTCTCTGACAATTATCTCAATCATCTTAAGGTTCTGGGCAATGTGGGCATGACCCGTATTGATCCCGTGAACTTCCAGGGGCAGGATATTGTGCCCATTCAGTTCCTTGCCAAGCTTCTGCCCGACCCGGCCTCGCTTGGCCCCCTGACCAAGGGCAAAACCTGCATTGGCGACCTTATGAGGGGCGTCAGCGGCGGCAAGGAAAAGACTGTTTACATCTACAACATCTGCGACCACGAAGAGTGCTATGCCGAAGTGGGTTCGCAGGCCATTTCGTACACCACGGGCGTGCCTGCCATGATCGGCTCCAAGATGGTGGCCGAGGGTACGTGGCGTAAGCCCGGCGTGTGGAATATGGAGCAGTTTGATCCTGATCCCTTCCTTAAGGATCTGGGCAAGTATGGCCTGCCCTGGCAGTGCGTGGATGTGACGGGGAAAGTATAG
- the tmk gene encoding dTMP kinase: MFITFEGIEGAGKSTAIEFLVNYLQAHGYDPVTTREPGGSALGRRLRSLLLDVRTTGLASRAELFLFLADRAQHVAEVIRPALEAGQVVLCDRFTDSTLAYQGYGRGLDTEYLRSLNQAATGGLQPELTLLLDLPVRCGLERAGERNRAAGIAIAEGRFDSESIDFHERVRQGYRALADEEPERFAIIDAAQPPEDVVLQCRSAIEAHLRRRGRGLD; this comes from the coding sequence ATGTTTATCACTTTTGAAGGTATAGAGGGCGCGGGCAAATCCACAGCCATTGAATTCCTTGTGAATTACCTGCAGGCTCACGGATACGACCCCGTCACCACCAGAGAACCCGGGGGCAGCGCCCTTGGAAGACGCCTGCGGTCTTTGCTGCTGGATGTGCGCACCACTGGCCTTGCCAGCCGGGCAGAACTTTTTCTTTTTCTGGCCGACCGCGCGCAGCATGTGGCAGAGGTCATCCGTCCCGCTCTTGAGGCCGGGCAGGTGGTGCTTTGCGACCGCTTCACAGATTCCACACTGGCCTATCAGGGCTATGGCCGCGGGCTGGATACCGAATATCTGCGCAGCCTCAATCAGGCGGCCACGGGCGGGCTTCAACCGGAACTGACCCTGTTGCTGGACCTGCCCGTGCGTTGCGGGCTGGAACGCGCCGGAGAACGCAACCGCGCCGCCGGAATAGCCATTGCCGAGGGCCGCTTTGACAGCGAAAGCATTGATTTTCATGAGCGTGTGCGCCAGGGGTATCGCGCGCTTGCCGATGAAGAACCCGAGCGCTTTGCCATCATTGATGCCGCGCAGCCGCCAGAAGACGTAGTGCTTCAGTGCCGCTCTGCCATTGAGGCACATCTGCGCCGCCGTGGCCGGGGACTCGACTAG
- the surE gene encoding 5'/3'-nucleotidase SurE yields the protein MNVLLTNDDGIRARGLRALYAALIEAGHTVSVVAPMRQQSGVGHSLTVFEPVRATVIEEPGFTGTGVYGTPTDCVKLALGRLLPQRPDLVMSGINAGANVGPDILYSGTVGAATEAAHEELPSMAVSHDSFSHNTGPDVDLMPQARHAVALASRINWAEVGRRRVINVNYPACPLDEAGELRICPQTSAVWKNVYLEREDPRGVPYWWLEGDIPIASIEPDSDKDLLNRGHITMTPLNFEFTDHRGMRALEKMGL from the coding sequence ATGAACGTTCTCCTGACCAATGACGACGGCATCCGGGCCAGGGGCCTGCGTGCCTTGTACGCGGCTTTGATTGAAGCCGGGCACACGGTATCCGTTGTGGCCCCCATGCGCCAGCAGTCCGGGGTGGGGCATTCGCTTACGGTTTTTGAACCCGTGCGGGCTACAGTAATTGAAGAACCCGGCTTTACGGGCACAGGCGTCTACGGCACGCCTACCGACTGCGTGAAGCTGGCTCTGGGCCGATTGCTGCCTCAAAGGCCCGACCTTGTCATGTCCGGCATCAATGCCGGGGCCAACGTTGGCCCGGATATTCTTTATTCCGGCACTGTGGGCGCAGCTACCGAAGCCGCCCATGAAGAACTGCCGAGCATGGCTGTTTCGCACGACAGCTTCAGCCACAATACGGGGCCGGACGTGGACCTTATGCCGCAGGCCCGGCACGCCGTGGCCCTGGCCAGCCGCATCAACTGGGCCGAGGTGGGACGCCGCCGGGTTATCAACGTCAACTATCCGGCTTGCCCTCTGGACGAAGCCGGGGAACTGCGCATCTGCCCCCAGACCAGCGCTGTGTGGAAAAACGTGTACCTTGAGCGTGAAGATCCCCGTGGCGTTCCCTACTGGTGGCTTGAGGGCGACATCCCCATAGCGAGTATTGAGCCGGATTCGGACAAGGATTTGCTCAACCGGGGGCACATCACCATGACGCCCCTGAATTTTGAATTTACAGACCACAGGGGTATGCGCGCCCTGGAAAAAATGGGTCTTTAG
- a CDS encoding 3'-5' exoribonuclease YhaM family protein produces the protein MEKGCYVKDISAASEARGLFAVSQAAQGQSRNGPYWRLTLVDASGSLEAKIWSPLSADFSEIPSGSLVWVEGRAGLYRDQVQLTVEHMRLLDDAESATVDHTALMPASPYPLDDMLQELDGLIKTEFTYTPWRKLVQGFFNDAELRAVFRVCPAAKGVHHAYVGGLLEHTLSVFTLCRRIADQYPELDRQTLLAGALFHDIGKIREFSGGLANDYTDEGRLLGHLMIGIEMLAPFMAKSGLEEPLQRHLKHLILSHHGELQFGAVRPPHTPEAMALHYADNLDAKMAQCRGLFAQLDEEGQDWTPWQATLGRPVHRAARTPEKAAPATRKKAVKEECLSLLKV, from the coding sequence ATGGAAAAAGGTTGTTACGTCAAAGACATTAGCGCCGCGTCCGAAGCGCGCGGCCTGTTCGCCGTCAGTCAGGCGGCGCAGGGACAATCCCGCAACGGCCCTTACTGGCGGCTTACCCTGGTAGACGCCAGCGGCAGTCTGGAAGCCAAGATATGGAGTCCCCTCAGCGCGGATTTCAGCGAAATACCTTCCGGCTCCCTTGTCTGGGTTGAAGGCCGCGCCGGGCTTTACCGCGATCAGGTACAGCTTACGGTGGAACACATGCGCCTGCTGGACGATGCCGAAAGCGCCACTGTGGACCACACGGCCCTCATGCCCGCCAGCCCCTACCCGCTGGATGACATGTTGCAAGAGCTGGACGGGCTTATAAAAACAGAGTTCACATACACCCCCTGGCGCAAGCTGGTGCAGGGCTTCTTTAACGATGCGGAACTGCGGGCTGTCTTTCGGGTATGCCCGGCGGCCAAAGGCGTACACCACGCCTATGTAGGCGGCCTGCTTGAACATACGCTGAGCGTCTTCACGCTCTGCCGCCGCATTGCCGACCAGTACCCCGAACTGGACCGCCAGACACTGCTGGCCGGGGCGCTTTTTCACGACATTGGCAAGATCCGTGAATTTTCAGGCGGCCTTGCCAATGACTATACCGACGAAGGCCGCTTGCTTGGCCACCTCATGATCGGCATAGAAATGCTGGCTCCTTTCATGGCCAAATCCGGCCTTGAAGAGCCTTTGCAACGGCACCTCAAGCACCTTATTTTGAGCCACCACGGCGAACTTCAGTTCGGCGCGGTGCGCCCGCCCCACACGCCAGAGGCTATGGCCCTGCATTATGCCGACAATCTGGACGCCAAGATGGCCCAGTGCCGAGGTCTTTTCGCCCAACTGGACGAAGAAGGACAGGATTGGACCCCCTGGCAGGCCACCCTGGGACGCCCCGTTCACCGGGCAGCACGAACGCCGGAAAAAGCCGCCCCCGCAACCCGCAAAAAGGCGGTCAAAGAAGAATGTTTATCACTTTTGAAGGTATAG